In one Solanum dulcamara chromosome 1, daSolDulc1.2, whole genome shotgun sequence genomic region, the following are encoded:
- the LOC129891223 gene encoding uncharacterized protein LOC129891223, whose amino-acid sequence MQCSEETIARLFYNVSSSFQIFLLFTYFTSILLAKFFYFLGGNPFFWRNQDAYEFVEFSDDEEMEEESEYYHHNNSEPVEENHFIDDEFLGFEKEIEESCSTNDEEESIYSSVLDSESIYSDDDEVEVKEIIDDDSDSSCFSDSEINKVGPISPLPRDMNINMLTNIIDKDINHGNCYREMIKEKKVTQINLCRREANMFVNASSSKLESKKLVQEQEKDQEHEIFGDSCTNGSTSKSSTEWRSSIKDSTAEDPFSSSSRRSCPKWESYTIFQKYDEEMLFFDRISAQKLHETDSLRSIQACPRSISDRIVHKLFINKKSSQHHNPYHELEAAYVAQVCLAWEALSWNYKYFQRLRASSNNNKESKDDPGCPAYVAQHFQQFQVLLQRYVENEPFEYGRRPEIYARMRSLAPKLLQVPEYRDSEEDKGMQEDYCSRISSDSFHQIMKEAVRTFMNFLKADKENRCQILMAAFLGRKRRGSPYATLLLLKKQNKKKKSKVKDLRRSGKCLRNKRRLSVDEEMDILMSLIDLKLVSRVLRMSQVNDEQLHWCEDKMSKVKISDGKLQRDSSPLFFPAQ is encoded by the exons atgcaATGTTCAGAAGAAACTATTGCTAGATTGTTCTACAATGTCTCCAGCTCTTTTCAGATTTTCTTACTCTTCACCTATTTCACTTCCATTTTGCTTGCCAAATTCTTCTACTTCCTTGGTGGAAATCCATTTTTCTGGAG GAATCAAGACGCATATGAATTTGTTGAATTCTCTGATGACgaagaaatggaggaggaaagTGAATATTATCATCATAATAATTCTGAGCCAGTGGAAGAAAATCATTTCATAGATGATGAATTTCTTGGTTTTGAGAAAGAGATAGAAGAAAGTTGTAGTACTAATgatgaagaagaatctatttaTAGCTCAGTACTGGATTCAGAATCTATTTATAGTGATGATGATGAAGTggaagttaaagaaataatagaTGATGATTCTGATTCTTCTTGTTTTTCTGATTCTGAAATCAACAAAGTTGGGCCCATCTCACCTCTTCCCAGGGACATGAATATAAATATGTTAACGAACATAATCGATAAGGACATAAATCATG GAAATTGTTACAGGGAAATGATTAAGGAGAAGAAAGTGACACAGATTAATTTGTGTAGAAGAGAGGCAAATATGTTTGTTAATGCATCATCATCGAAGTTAGAGAGCAAGAAATTAGTGCAAGAACAAGAAAAGGATCAAGAGCATGAAATATTTGGGGATTCTTGTACTAATGGCTCTACTTCAAAGAGCTCTACTGAGTGGAGAAGCTCAATTAAAGACTCAACAGCTGAAGAtccattttcttcttcatcaaggagAAGTTGCCCCAAATGGGAGTCTTACACaatcttccaaaaatatgatGAAGAAATGTTGTTTTTTGATAGAATTAGTGCACAAAAACTACATGAAACGG ATTCGTTAAGATCAATTCAAGCATGCCCGAGATCAATATCAGATAGGATTGTTCATAAATTGTTCATAAATAAGAAGTCATCGCAGCATCATAACCCTTATCATGAACTGGAGGCTGCTTATGTAGCACAGGTATGCTTAGCATGGGAAGCTCTGAGTTGGAATTACAAATACTTCCAACGCCTACGAGCTTccagtaataataataaggaaTCGAAGGACGACCCAGGTTGTCCTGCTTATGTAGCACAACATTTCCAGCAGTTTCAAGTTCTTTTACAAAGGTACGTTGAGAATGAGCCGTTTGAATATGGAAGGAGACCAGAAATTTATGCAAGAATGAGAAGCTTAGCTCCTAAGTTACTTCAAGTCCCAGAATATCGAG aCTCGGAGGAGGATAAAGGGATGCAGGAAGATTATTGCTCAAGAATATCTTCAGATTCATTTCATCAGATAATGAAAGAGGCAGTCAGAACCTTTATGAATTTCCTAAAGGCAGACAAGGAGAATCGTTGCCAAATATTAATGGCAGCTTTCCTTGGGAGAAAAAGAAGAGGTTCACCTTATGCTACTCTCCTCTTGCTaaagaaacaaaacaaaaag AAAAAATCAAAGGTGAAAGATCTACGACGATCAGGAAAATGCTTGAGGAATAAAAGAAGGTTAAGTGTAGATGAAGAGATGGATATATTGATGTCTCTAATAGACTTGAAATTAGTATCGAGGGTATTGAGAATGAGCCAAGTCAATGATGAACAATTGCATTGGTGCGAAGACAAGATGAGCAAAGTAAAAATATCTGATGGCAAATTACAAAGAGATTCTTCACCACTTTTCTTTCCAGCACAGTAG